Proteins found in one Pyrus communis chromosome 15, drPyrComm1.1, whole genome shotgun sequence genomic segment:
- the LOC137717675 gene encoding uncharacterized protein, with the protein MKGHEHKMARMEDILNLPVQDPPCAEFSATHIKWVKVEGGRQGGDDIALIPFARVGDFVKGESSNAECPASFRVESRRKRPEGSISKPRVDGYLEYTLYWCSYGPEDYRENESGLVDGSSTKPASGKGSRPGRRHMMRGCLCHFTVKRLYTRPLLALIIYNHRNHVDKSGYPCHGILDQDAMGTRAMYAPRISEEQRLKVMSMLYVGIPLDNIIQHHMELVEGHGGPHNRDDFLSRNDVRNMERGIRNSSPQLHPDDGCSIKMWVQRHRKHVFYFQDSSGSEPFVLGIQTDWQLQQMLQYGHNNYIAVHSTFGLKKLKYPLCTLLVFNPFRNAIPVAWIITSSFISQDIHKWIGPLAERIRTKDSGWRPDSFLVDDPSFEISILREAFQCRVLLCIWHARHSWIRRILKTCCNFDVQREVFKQLGCLLYSTRSGSNAMDAVEEFMQVFVDQCAFMDYFKRRWLPNLELWVNCIRSLPVASPEPNAAIESYHARLKSKLFNEQYANSWLRVDWLIHTLTTEFHSSYWLDQYSTETGYFENLRDKSFSTNAWYQALQILDVDVILEEQNLQYAKVISQTDRSLAYTIWNPGSEFSFCDCPSSRLGNLCKHVIKVAISCKDRQVARPLLAAQVYRQALLTLLQNIPDDPLVLDHAILHATRLQQDIKALEVLSNSGLLQPLTSEINSHVTDNVLFPHLD; encoded by the exons ATGAAGGGCCATGAACACAAg ATGGCAAGAATGGAggacattctaaaccttccggTACAAGATCCTCCATGTGCCGAGTTTTCTGCTACTCATATCAAGTGGGTGAAAGTAGAAGGCGGTCGCCAAGGCGGCGATGATATTGCCCTAATCCCATTTGCTAGGGTGGGTGATTTTGTAAAAGGAGAATCTTCAAATGCCGAATGCCCTGCCAGCTTCCGCGTCGAGTCAAGAAGGAAGAGACCTGAGGGGAGCATCAGCAAGCCAAGGGTTGACGGTTATCTTGAATATACACT ATACTGGTGTTCATATGGTCCTGAAGACTACCGAGAGAATGAATCTGGTCTGGTGGATGGTTCTAGTACAAAGCCAGCATCCGGAAAGGGAAGCAGGCCTGGAAGGCGTCACATGATGAGAGGCTGCCTATGCCATTTCACTGTAAAGCGCTTATATACCCGGCCACTCCTTGCTCTCATCATCTATAACCACAGAAATCATGTAGATAAGTCAGGATATCCGTGCCATGGTATACTTGATCAGGATGCTATGGGAACGAGAGCCATGTATGCTCCACGAATATCAGAGGAGCAACGCCTGAAAGTGATGTCTATGCTTTATGTTGGAATTCCCTTAGACAATATAATTCAGCATCACATGGAGCTGGTCGAGGGGCATGGTGGACCTCATAACCGTGATGATTTTCTAAGTCGCAACGATGTTAGAAACATGGAAAGGGGGATTCGTAATTCTTCTCCTCAGTTACATCCAGATGATGGATGCAGTATAAAGATGTGGGTTCAACGCCATCGCAAGCATGTTTTCTATTTTCAAGATAGCTCTGGTTCGGAGCCATTTGTTTTAGGGATACAGACAGATTGGCAGCTGCAACAGATGCTCCAGTATGGACATAATAATTACATAGCTGTCCATTCAACATTTGGCTTAAAGAAACTTAAG TATCCGCTGTGTACATTACTTGTTTTCAACCCATTTCGGAATGCCATACCAGTTGCTTGGATCATTACCTCCTCTTTCATCAGTCAAGACATCCACAAGTGGATTGGGCCACTGGCTGAAAGAATCCGAACCAAGGACTCAGGATGGAGACCCGATTCCTTTTTAGTGGATGATCCTTCCTTTGAGATTTCTATATTAAG GGAGGCTTTCCAATGCCGGGTCTTATTATGTATCTGGCATGCTCGGCATTCTTGGATAAGACGGATTTTAAAGACATGCTGCAACTTTGATGTGCAGCGAGAGGTATTTAAGCAGTTAGGCTGTCTTTTGTATAGCACAAGGAGCGGGTCGAATGCTATGGATGCAGTTGAGGAGTTTATGCAAGTATTTGTTGATCAATGTGCCTTTATGGATTATTTTAAGAGGCGATGGTTACCAAATTTAG AGTTGTGGGTGAATTGCATAAGGTCTCTTCCTGTGGCCAGTCCAGAGCCAAATGCTGCAATTGAGTCCTATCATGCAAGGTTGAAATCCAAGCTTTTCAATGAACAATATGCAAATTCCTGGTTGAGAGTCGACTGGCTGATACACACACTCACAACTGAATTTCACTCTTCGTATTGGTTAGACCAATATAGCACGGAGACTGggtattttgaaaatttgaggGACAAGTCTTTTTCAACGAATGCTTGGTATCAGGCATTGCAGATCCTAGATGTTGATGTCATATTAGAAGAGCAAAATCTTCAGTATGCAAAGGTCATCTCACAAACGGACAGAAGCCTGGCATACACTATCTGGAACCCTGGTTCAGAATTCTCATTCTGTGATTGCCCTTCGTCAAGGCTGGGAAATCTCTGTAAGCATGTCATCAAGGTAGCGATCTCATGTAAAGATCGGCAGGTTGCAAGACCATTATTGGCTGCTCAAGTTTATCGGCAGGCCTTGCTTACTCTTCTTCAAAATATCCCAGATGATCCTCTTGTTCTTGATCATGCCATTTTACATGCGACCCGTTTGCAACAGGACATTAAAGCCTTGGAAGTATTGTCTAATAGTGGTTTGCTCCAGCCTTTAACTTCAGAGATTAATTCACATGTAACAGACAATGTACTTTTTCCTCATCTGGATTGA
- the LOC137718839 gene encoding molybdate transporter 1: MEPQNHQIPPTQNPPPPPSFSAKVAEQVKSNLVFKSKWAELNGAMGDLGTYIPIVVALTLSRDLNLGTTLIFTGVYNIITGAIYGVPMPVQPMKAIAATALANPDFGVPEIMASGILTGGTMVVLGVTGLMQLVYKLIPLCVVRGIQLAQGLSFALTAVKYIKKVQNLPKSKALGERHWLGLDGLVLAIVCLGFIVLVNGAGEEGQEGHTDHVGPRGDEEERPSRKARWRKKITSLPSAFLIFLLGVILAFVRNPKVVHEISFGPSSMEVVKISRHAWKEGFVKGAIPQLPLSILNSVIAVCKLSSDLFPERDFSATSLSVTVGLMNVVGPWFGAMPSCHGAGGLAGQYKFGGRSGACVALLGAAKLVLGLVLGTSLVTILNHFPVGVLGVLLLFAGIELAMCARDMNTKEESFVMLICTAVSLVGSSAALGFAVGMVVYLLLWLRKLGTDKPDSVMSMDA, translated from the coding sequence ATGGAGccccaaaaccaccaaatcCCTCCAACCCAAAACCCTCCTCCTCCGCCCAGTTTCTCAGCCAAAGTTGCAGAACAAGTAAAATCCAACCTGGTTTTCAAGTCCAAATGGGCAGAGCTAAATGGCGCAATGGGTGACTTGGGCACATACATTCCAATTGTTGTGGCCTTGACTCTCTCAAGGGACTTGAACTTAGGCACGACCTTGATCTTCACCGGTGTCTACAACATTATCACCGGTGCAATTTACGGTGTCCCGATGCCGGTCCAGCCCATGAAGGCCATTGCCGCCACCGCTCTAGCCAACCCGGATTTCGGCGTGCCGGAAATCATGGCTTCTGGGATTTTGACAGGTGGAACCATGGTTGTTTTGGGTGTCACAGGTTTGATGCAGTTGGTGTACAAGCTGATCCCTCTCTGTGTTGTGAGGGGGATTCAATTGGCACAGGGCTTGTCATTTGCGTTAACCGCGgtcaaatacataaaaaaagtCCAAAATCTCCCCAAATCTAAGGCTCTGGGAGAGAGGCACTGGTTAGGGTTAGATGGGTTGGTTTTGGCTATTGTTTGTCTAGGGTTTATAGTGCTTGTTAATGGTGCAGGTGAGGAAGGGCAGGAAGGTCATACCGATCATGTGGGTCCCCGTGGGGATGAGGAAGAGAGACCCAGCAGAAAGGCAAGGTGGAGGAAAAAAATAACTTCACTACCTTCAgcttttctgatttttttgcTGGGTGTGATTCTGGCTTTTGTGAGGAACCCAAAGGTTGTGCATGAAATTTCGTTTGGACCCTCTTCCATGGAGGTGGTGAAGATTTCTAGGCATGCATGGAAAGAAGGGTTTGTAAAAGGTGCAATCCCACAACTGCCCTTGTCAATACTGAACTCGGTGATTGCTGTGTGCAAATTATCATCTGATCTTTTCCCAGAGAGGGACTTTTCAGCCACTTCACTTTCAGTGACGGTAGGGTTGATGAACGTGGTGGGTCCTTGGTTTGGCGCCATGCCAAGCTGCCATGGAGCCGGTGGGTTGGCTGGGCAGTACAAGTTTGGGGGGAGGAGTGGTGCGTGTGTGGCTCTGCTGGGTGCGGCTAAATTGGTGCTGGGTTTGGTCTTGGGGACCTCTTTAGTGACAATTCTGAACCATTTTCCTGTTGGGGTTTTGGGGGTGCTGCTTTTGTTTGCTGGGATTGAACTAGCCATGTGTGCTAGGGATATGAACACAAAGGAGGAGAGTTTTGTGATGCTTATTTGCACTGCAGTTTCACTGGTGGGTTCCAGTGCAGCACTAGGGTTTGCGGTTGGGATGGTTGTGTATTTGCTTCTTTGGCTGAGAAAATTGGGCACCGACAAACCTGATTCTGTGATGTCTATGGATGCATGA
- the LOC137717032 gene encoding probable ADP-ribosylation factor GTPase-activating protein AGD14, with protein MAKFNAEEVSALQAGGNERARQIYFKEWDPQYHSYPDAGNLHGLRSFIKHVYVDRKYTGERSVYTGERSIYTSERSGNKLPMLRLSTEESDENQKVGGHRSGSRSFHDDDRLERSSSNSPGGRSLRYYYDERRSPRYSPENSRSGGFIRAPLRFEIVDNRIRGGKRGSSSGESKVQSRTPDNKKTTEGSHSPVVPPVKDKLRENVPPPQVGESSTANQKDTDGSAHNQKTKSTGGHDGNATKQNIVSLIDFNTDSEPPHATESQLQQTPPPNEDNNWASFGSSTTEKAPQVPTAVPNADPLESLLFELSTPSSVPVSNASETPHNDGAPSTASINTMPAGGHSPADAGPVQDLAIFGGDTTVKGTDEKQLVLSTQQDQSSISFTTDSGSTSHVNFAVGASNAELRNLSLAPSIQRSFSIPAEKSSQSILNPAEHTDSGSGAGSQVEMNTSVRMELPADLFTASYSSAPGQASGWHIAPVQGMGYNMQYYPTATPAPVIPGPAKPKNPFDLNEEKSLVTSTHFPSMSSLQGALPNAPVPGLMHASSLPTMSQFESNESMTMPSHSPSFANAFSPRAYMGHQLPNNVQFLRPQGVGGFGRDEAAFGSLTTTQQSFQQPSVRYPAPSSSSTLGTFSPMRGNPFG; from the exons ATGGCTAAATTTAATGCAGAAGAAGTTAGTGCACTTCAAGCAGGGGGAAATGAG CGAGCAAgacaaatttattttaaagaatggGATCCTCAGTACCATTCTTACCCTGATGCCGG TAATCTTCATGGGCTCAGGAGTTTTATAAAGCATGTATATGTTGATAGAAAATACACTGGCGAGAGGAGTGTCTACACTGGTGAGAGGAGTATCTACACTAGTGAGAGGAGTGGCAACAAGCTCCCAATGCTGCGATTG AGCACTGAGGAGTCTGATGAAAACCAGAAGGTTGGTGGACATCGTAGTGGATCCAGGAGCTTCCATGATGATGACAGGTTGGAACGGAGTTCTAGTAATAGTCCAGGTGGAAGAAGTTTAAGATACTACTATGATGAGAGAAGAAGTCCTCGATATTCTCCAGAAAACTCAAGAAGTGGTGGTTTTATAAGAGCTCCTCTACGTTTTGAGATTGTTGATAACAGGATTCGAGGGGGGAAACGTGGATCCTCAAGTGGAGAATCCAAGGTCCAAAGCAGGACACCAGACAATAAGAAGACCACAGAAGGGTCCCATTCTCCTGTTGTGCCCCCTGTTAAAGATAAACTACGAGAAAACGTGCCTCCTCCACAGGTTGGTGAAAGTTCCACAGCAAATCAGAAGGATACTGATGGTTCTGCTCATAATCAG AAAACCAAATCTACTGGTGGCCATGATGGGAATGCGACCAAACAAAATATAGTAAGCTTGATTGATTTCAATACTGATTCCGAGCCCCCACATGCTACAGAATCACAATTGCAGCAAACACCTCCACCCAATGAGGATAACAACTGGGCCTCATTTGGATCATCTACAACGGAGAAGGCACCTCAAGTTCCAACTGCGGTTCCAAATGCAGACCCTCTGGAGTCTTTGCTATTTGAATTGTCAACTCCCTCATCTGTTCCTGTGAGTAATGCATCTGAGACACCACACAATGATGGTGCTCCGTCAACTGCATCTATAAACACCATGCCTGCAGGTGGTCATTCCCCAGCTGATGCAGGTCCTGTGCAAGATCTTGCTATTTTTGGTGGTGACACCACTGTAAAAGGTACTGATGAGAAGCAGTTAGTACTAAGTACACAGCAAGATCAATCTTCTATATCCTTCACCACGGATAGCGGTTCTACTTCACATGTCAATTTTGCAGTTGGAGCTTCAAACGCTGAG TTGAGGAACTTATCACTGGCACCAAGCATACAAAGATCTTTCAGTATTCCTGCTGAAAAATCATCTCAATCTATTTTGAATCCAGCTGAACATACCGACAGTGGCAGTGGAGCTGGATCCCAAGTGGAAATGAATACTAGCGTGCGAATGGAACTCCCGGCA GACCTTTTTACTGCAAGTTACTCATCAGCCCCTGGACAAGCTTCAGGCTGGCATATTGCTCCAGTTCAGGGAATGGGGTACAACATGCAGTATTACCCTACCGCGACG CCGGCTCCAGTAATTCCGGGTCCAGCAAAACCAAAAAATCCGTTTGATCTTAATGAAGAAAAAAGCCTAGTGACTTCCACACAT TTTCCTTCCATGTCTTCATTGCAAGGAGCTCTGCCTAATGCTCCAGTACCAGGCTTGATGCATGCTTCGAGCCTTCCTACTATGTCGCAATTTGAGTCTAATGAATCCATGACGATGCCTTCACACTCGCCTTCGTTCGCAAATGCTTTCTCTCCGA GGGCATACATGGGGCATCAATTACCTAATAATGTGCAATTTTTAAG ACCACAGGGAGTTGGCGGCTTTGGCAGGGACGAAGCTGCTTTTGGATCCCTAACCACAACTCAGCAATCATTTCAGCAACCAAGCGTCAGATACCCAGCacccagcagcagcagcacctTAGGCACTTTTTCTCCAATGAGAGGAAACCCATTTGGATGA
- the LOC137717540 gene encoding uncharacterized protein codes for MENRVENSHGTEIPEKSRSLDLKSLYKSRSRKDVENKSLKRKVSAEDGDENGGKTKKSKKEASLSSLKNVNTSSKKSLDKVYHSGLNSGSHDPESWKSGSSDRLDSSSGLNGVSSLSLNNKVIQIPRRKRGFLVRKKFDGGQAPKLPDESAGKVGVVDQTHQIAKLNGDDLGTQSESLKVKRKKGRHDFKENINNELNSAPHAKKEDVPTSHLAVSNGDSSLKKSWRNRRKRKELAPDSKSSEKEAEPLVDSSMKKGHDLQEDDEENLEQNAARMLSSRFDPSCTGFSSNNKASANGLSFLLSSGQDFDSHRSKSISGSESPSVDNSGRVLRPRKQHDEKGHSRKRRHFYEVFFGNLDAYWVLNRRIKVFWPLDQSWYYGLINDYDKEKKLHHVKYDDRDEEWVDLQNERFKLLLLPSEVPGRTERKKSKVRNRSPDERKGDMKCRKEMKKRELTLGDDSGIGSYIDTEPIISWLARSTGRVKSPSRVVKKQKTSGLSLKPVPLLSDEDATLHESLGDCSIKRDKKISRHPGRSSDDVMLEKPTSQGSTGSKDSKMPIVYVRRRLRKNESELFHTSKDDHDSASKLGSLYDFLGSLDANGPLWSIDDVGLLKLTPPRIEPGRVTFELGLPVHSIINDSFRVEFWLFRAAMLRQYGAVVISWPKVYLEMLFVDNVVGLRFLLFEGCLKQAVAFVFLVLSLFHQPNEQGKFIDFQLPATSIRFKFSSVQHLGKQLVFAFYNFSEVKNSKWKYLDSKLTSHCLLTKKLPPSECTYDSIKALKNGRNQSPFMSLCGNSSFVKGTQSRPRQGINFKGSFRESISVNSSHSTSRDDELCRKLPPLALSFAAAPTFFISLHLKLLMENCVANICFRDRDSVEHVENCDNMLAVDWSVVKDFINGGSKITPEKNLKAPPSNATSDGSCAKPDADNAISLCHGTRTKSSQHFQNGSLDVSVSSDGTGVLEKTGTDKAVQLKALQSHHPESDQCSLSPRPLVGRDKSDTDSQSFPNGLTVEIPSFDRYEKPVDREVQSAQQPTEFSWNMSGSIIPSSNPTAPRSTGHRNRNSSSLGHLSNSWTDGKADLFHNGFGSGPKKPRTQVSYTLPYGGFDFSSKQRNLQKGLSHKRIRRANNEKRSSDASRGSQRNLELLSCEANVLVNGSDRGWRECGAHVVLELFDHNEWKLAVKISGTTKYSYKAHQFLQPGTTNRYTHAMMWKGGKDWNWGLEFPDRSQWALFREMHEECYNRNIRSASVKNIPIPGVRLIEESDDNSIEISFLRSSAKYFRQIETDVEMALDPSRVLYDMDSDDEQWILKFQNSSEVHNSSSTEIDEEMFEKTMDVFEKAAYDQQCDEFTSEEIEELMAGAGVGPMDVILSIYEHWLQKRQRKGMPLIRHLQPPSWERYQQEVKEWEQAMIKTNTTLPNGCYGKPASVEKPPMFAFCLKPRGLEVPNKGSKQRSQKKFSLSGHNGAMLGDHDGFHAIGRRSNGFAFGDERLAYPGHNYDSLDDSPLSQTSPGVFSPRDAANILVSNDGFERNHLRRIHRSKSKKFARTVSYVAPQMVSSYSPRVVGNRNELHQWNADIPDWSSQRYYQPEVSPRHGMGLLDDSDLDEFRLRDASGAAQHAHKMARLKRERAQRLFYRADLAIHRAVVSLMTAEAIKTSSEDSSDDEE; via the exons ATGGAAAATAGAGTAGAGAACTCACATGGCACTGAAATTCCCGAAAAATCGAGATCTTTGGATCTGAAGAGTTTGTATAAATCGAGAAGTAGGAAAGATGTCGAAAACAAGAGCTTGAAGAGAAAAGTTAGTGCCGAGGATGGTGATGAGAACGGGGGCAAGACAAAGAAGAGTAAGAAAGAGGCTTCTCTTAgtagtttgaagaatgttaataCTAGTAGCAAAAAGAGTTTAGATAAAGTGTATCATAGCGGGTTGAATTCTGGTTCACATGATCCAGAGTCATGGAAATCTGGGTCGAGTGATAGATTGGATAGCAGTAGTGGGTTGAATGGTGTTTCGTCGCTTAGTTTGAATAATAAGGTTATTCAAATCCCGAGGCGTAAACGGGGTTTTCTAgtgaggaagaaatttgatggTGGTCAGGCACCGAAGCTGCCAGATGAATCTGCTGGTAAAGTGGGTGTCGTTGATCAGACTCATCAGATAGCTAAGTTAAATGGTGATGATTTAGGTACTCAATCTGAGTCCTTGAAAGTTAAACGAAAGAAGGGTCGGCATGATTTCAAAGAAAACATAAATAATGAGTTGAATTCAGCACCACATGCTAAGAAAGAAGACGTTCCTACAAGTCATTTGGCTGTAAGCAATGGTGATTCATCTTTGAAGAAGTCTTGGAGGAATCGTAGGAAGAGGAAGGAGTTGGCACCTGACAGTAAAAGCTCTGAAAAGGAAGCTGAGCCTTTGGTTGATAGTTCTATGAAAAAAGGCCATGATTTACAAGAAGATGATGAGGAGAATCTTGAACAGAATGCAGCAAGGATGCTTTCATCAAGGTTTGATCCCAGCTGCACTGGGTTTTCTTCAAACAACAAGGCTTCTGCAAATGGGTTGTCTTTTTTGTTGTCTTCTGGACAGGATTTTGATAGCCATAGGTCAAAGTCTATTTCTGGATCAGAATCTCCTTCAGTTGACAATTCTGGTAGAGTATTGAGGCCAAGGAAACAACACGATGAAAAGGGGCATTCACGGAAAAGGCGCCATTTCTATGAAGTtttctttgggaacttggaTGCTTACTGGGTATTGAACCGGAGAATCAAAGTCTTCTGGCCTTTAGACCAAAGTTGGTACTATGGTCTTATTAATGACTATGACAAGGAAAAAAAACTTCATCATGTGAAATACGATGATCGTGACGAAGAATGGGTTGACCTTCAAAATGAGAGGTTCAAGCTCTTGTTACTCCCTAGTGAAGTTCCCGGTAGGACAGAGCGGAAAAAATCAAAGGTGCGGAATAGAAGTCCCGATGAGAGAAAAGGAGACATGAAATgcagaaaagaaatgaaaaagagaGAATTGACTTTGGGGGATGATAGTGGCATAGGCAGCTATATAGACACTGAACCCATTATTTCATGGTTGGCACGATCTACGGGTCGGGTCAAGTCTCCTTCCCGTGTTGTGAAGAAGCAAAAAACATCTGGTCTATCTTTAAAGCCTGTGCCACTATTGTCTGATGAAGATGCCACTTTACATGAATCTTTGGGTGACTGCTCCATTAAAAgggataaaaaaatttctcgccATCCTGGCAGATCATCTGATGATGTGATGCTAGAAAAGCCTACCTCACAAGGCAGCACTGGCTCCAAAGATAGCAAAATGCCTATTGTTTATGTTCGAAGGCGGCTTCGGAAGAATGAGTCTGAATTGTTTCATACATCCAAGGATGACCATGACTCTGCGAGTAAACTTGGGTCACTATATGATTTCTTGGGAAGCTTGGATGCCAATGGACCATTGTGGTCTATTGATGATGTAGGACTGCTGAAATTAACTCCTCCACGGATAGAACCAGGAAGAGTTACTTTTGAGTTAGGCCTTCCAGTGCATTCAATTATTAATGATTCCTTTAGAGTAGAGTTTTGGTTGTTTCGTGCCGCAATGCTGCGTCAGTATGGTGCAGTGGTGATTTCATGGCCAAAGGTTTATTTGGAGATGCTTTTTGTTGACAATGTAGTTGGACTGAGATTTCTCCTGTTTGAAGGTTGCTTGAAGCAGGCTGTagcctttgtttttcttgtccTGTCATTGTTTCATCAACCTAATGAGCAGGGGAAGTTTATTGATTTCCAGTTACCAGCAACTTCAATCAGGTTTAAATTCTCCAGTGTTCAGCATCTTGGGAAGCAACTTGTGTTTGCATTCTACAACTTTTCTGAAGTAAAGAATTCAAAGTGGAAGTACCTAGACTCTAAACTTACGAGCCATTGTTTGCTTACCAAGAAACTGCCCCCGTCTGAATGCACCTATGATAGTATTAAAGCACTTAAAAATGGAAGAAATCAGTCACCTTTTATGTCTCTTTGCGGGAATTCCTCCTTTGTCAAG GGTACACAGAGTAGGCCCAGGCAGGGTATTAACTTCAAGGGGAGTTTCAGGGAATCTATATCTGTAAATAGTAGTCATTCTACTTCTCGTGATGATGAGCTCTGCAGAAAACTTCCTCCGCTTGCCCTCTCTTTTGCTGCTGCACCTACTTTCTTCATTAGTTTGCATCTTAAGCTGCTTATGGAAAATTGTGTTGCTAATATCTGTTTTCGGGACCGTGATTCAGTGGAGCATGTCGAAAACTGTGACAATATGTTGGCAGTTGACTGGTCTGTGGTCAAGGACTTTATTAATGGAGGTTCGAAGATTACTCCTGAGAAAAATTTGAAGGCTCCACCAAGTAATGCTACTTCTGATGGATCCTGTGCCAAGCCAGATGCAGACAATGCTATTTCTCTATGCCATGGAACTCGGACAAAGTCATCTCAGCATTTCCAAAATGGCAGTCTTGATGTTTCTGTATCCTCTGATGGTACTGGTGTCCTTGAAAAGACTGGAACAGATAAAGCTGTACAGTTGAAAGCGTTGCAAAGCCATCATCCAGAGTCAGATCAATGTTCTTTATCCCCAAGGCCTTTGGTTGGTAGAGACAAGTCTGACACTGATTCCCAATCTTTTCCGAATGGTCTCACTGTCGAAATTCCATCATTTGACCGATATGAGAAGCCTGTGGATAGGGAGGTGCAAAGTGCTCAACAGCCTACAGAATTTTCTTGGAATATGAGTGGTAGCATTATTCCCAGCTCTAACCCCACTGCTCCCAGAAGTACAGGGCACCGAAATAGAAATAGTTCATCACTTGGACACCTCTCAAATAGTTGGACGGATGGAAAAGCTGACCTTTTCCATAATGGTTTTGGCAGTGGACCAAAGAAGCCCCGAACTCAGGTGTCCTATACATTGCCTTATGGAGGTTTTGACTTTAGTTCGAAGCAAAGAAACCTCCAGAAGGGGCTTTCTCATAAACGAATCAGGAGGGCTAATAATGAGAAGAGGTCATCAGATGCTTCTAGAGGTTCCCAAAGAAATTTGGAACTCTTATCATGCGAAGCAAATGTGTTAGTCAATGGCAGTGACAGAGGGTGGAGGGAGTGTGGGGCCCATGTTGTATTAGAGCTTTTTGATCATAATGAGTGGAAGCTTGCTGTAAAAATTTCAGGGACTACAAAGTACTCATACAAAGCACATCAATTTTTGCAGCCTGGGACAACAAACCGCTACACTCATGCTATGATGTGGAAAGGAGGAAAGGACTGGAATTGGGGTTTAGAGTTTCCAGATAGGAGTCAGTGGGCACTATTTAGGGAGATGCATGAAGAGTGTTACAATCGGAATATCCGCTCTGCTTCAGTAAAAAACATTCCTATTCCTGGTGTCCGCTTAATTGAAGAAAGTGATGATAATTCAATTGAAATATCATTTCTTCGCAGTTCTGCAAAGTATTTCCGGCAAATAGAAACTGATGTTGAAATGGCTTTGGATCCATCTCGGGtattgtatgatatggataGTGATGATGAGCAGTGGATTTTGAAGTTTCAAAATTCTTCTGAAGTTCACAACAGTAGCTCAACAGAGATTGACGAGGAGATGTTTGAGAAAACAATGGACGTGTTTGAAAAGGCTGCATATGATCAACAGTGTGATGAGTTCACATCTGAAGAAATAGAAGAGCTCATGGCTGGTGCTGGAGTTGGGCCCATGGATGTGATTTTATCCATTTATGAGCATTGGCTACAGAAAAGGCAGAGGAAGGGAATGCCTTTAATCCGACATCTTCAG ccaccatcatGGGAAAGGTATCAACAAGAAGTAAAAGAGTGGGAGCAAGCTATGATCAAAACCAATACCACCCTCCCCAATGGATGCTACGGGAAACCTGCATCAGTTGAGAAGCCACCAATGTTTGCTTTTTGTCTGAAACCACGGGGACTAGAAGTTCCCAACAAGGGATCAAAACAACGGTCACAGAAGAAATTTTCGCTTTCTGGACATAATGGTGCCATGTTAGGAGATCACGATGGTTTCCATGCTATTG GAAGAAGATCAAATGGGTTTGCTTTTGGTGATGAAAGGCTGGCATATCCAGGCCATAACTATGACTCTTTAGACGACTCCCCCTTGTCTCAGACATCACCTGGGGTATTTTCACCAAGGGATGCAGCTAACATCTTGGTGAGCAATGATGGGTTTGAGAGAAATCATCTCCGCAGAATTCATAGAAGCAAGTCAAAGAAATTTGCGAGGACAGTATCTTATGTTGCCCCCCAGATGGTGTCTTCATACAGTCCTAGAGTCGTAGGAAACAGAAATGAATTGCATCAATGGAATGCAGATATCCCTGATTGGTCAAGCCAGCGTTATTATCAACCAGAAGTGTCTCCGAGGCATGGCATGGGACTGTTGGATGATTCTGATCTCGATGAGTTCAGACTGCGTGATGCATCTGGTGCCGCTCAACATGCACATAAAATGGCAAGgctcaagagagagagagctcagaGATTGTTTTACAGAGCAGATCTAGCAATACACAGGGCCGTGGTTTCTCTCATGACCGCGGAAGCGATCAAAACTTCTTCTGAGGACTCCAGTGACGATGAAGAGTAG